The Winogradskyella schleiferi genome has a window encoding:
- a CDS encoding DegT/DnrJ/EryC1/StrS family aminotransferase, which yields MKPKIWLSSPHMSGNEQSYIKEAFDSNWVAPLGPNVNGFESDLQSYLNNNIHVAALASGTSALHLSLILLGVEHRDEVICQSKTFSASANPIVYLGATPIFVDSEKDTWNMCPEQLEIAIKDRIAKGSKPKAIIAVHLYGMPYKVDEISEVASRYNIPIIEDSAESLGSRYKEKKCGTFGDFSILSFNGNKIITTSGGGAIVTKTKEDKEKAVFLATQARDNAPHYLHSHIGYNYRMSNIVAGIGRGQMTILDSHVAKRRSNHEFYLNALRHNNKITFLQEPDGYFSNRWLSCILLDSKSTREGLRLALEKENIESRPLWKPMHQQPVFKDAPRYLNGVSDELFEKGLCLPSGSNLTDKEIDRVVSAINTYFVS from the coding sequence ATGAAACCTAAAATATGGCTATCATCACCACATATGAGTGGTAATGAACAATCTTATATAAAAGAAGCTTTCGATTCTAACTGGGTAGCACCTTTGGGACCAAACGTTAACGGTTTCGAAAGCGATTTACAGTCTTATCTTAACAATAACATCCATGTTGCAGCTCTAGCATCAGGCACTTCTGCCCTGCACTTAAGTCTTATTCTATTAGGAGTTGAACATAGAGATGAAGTGATCTGCCAGAGCAAAACATTTTCTGCTTCAGCTAACCCTATAGTGTATCTAGGCGCTACTCCTATATTTGTAGATAGCGAAAAAGACACATGGAATATGTGTCCCGAACAGTTAGAAATCGCAATAAAAGATCGGATAGCCAAAGGAAGTAAACCAAAAGCCATTATCGCTGTTCATTTATATGGTATGCCTTATAAAGTTGATGAAATAAGTGAAGTGGCATCAAGATACAATATCCCAATCATTGAAGATAGTGCAGAATCCTTGGGCAGCCGCTATAAAGAAAAAAAATGCGGAACTTTTGGAGATTTTTCTATATTATCATTTAATGGTAACAAAATAATAACCACTTCAGGCGGAGGCGCAATAGTTACAAAAACTAAAGAAGATAAGGAAAAGGCCGTTTTCTTAGCTACTCAAGCTAGAGACAATGCTCCACATTACTTACACTCACATATCGGATATAATTACAGAATGTCTAATATAGTTGCAGGTATTGGTCGTGGACAAATGACTATTTTAGATAGCCATGTAGCCAAACGTCGTTCTAATCATGAATTTTACTTGAATGCCCTTAGACATAATAACAAAATCACTTTTTTACAAGAACCAGATGGTTATTTCTCAAACCGATGGTTATCTTGTATTCTTTTAGATTCCAAAAGTACAAGAGAAGGATTAAGACTGGCCCTAGAAAAAGAAAATATTGAGTCAAGACCACTATGGAAACCAATGCATCAACAACCTGTATTTAAAGATGCCCCAAGGTATCTTAATGGTGTGTCAGACGAGTTATTTGAAAAAGGCTTATGTTTACCTAGTGGGTCAAACTTAACTGATAAAGAAATAGATAGGGTTGTTTCCGCAATAAATACGTATTTTGTGTCATGA
- a CDS encoding ATP-grasp domain-containing protein, with protein MNILITSAGRRVSLVRSFQTELKKLNPLGKVFATDADPIMSAACQIADGFFKVPYLDEPGYIDKLLKYCKTHDISLIIPTIDTELHDLAKYKERLKQEGISVVISSLDFISKCRDKRIIHRFFEEHNVNVAKEYAKEDYKLPLFIKPTDGSRSVDTYIIKSQEDLTEYHFSNEKLMFLEYLDHDEYDEYTCDLYYGKDHYLKCVVPRKRVEVRDGEVYKALTVRNILVPYLKKNLNFIDGAVGCLTAQFFLHKNDEQKIFAIEINPRFGGGYPLTYLSGANYSRWIIEEYMLDKSIAEQFDIWENNLLMIRYDDEILVHGYKG; from the coding sequence ATGAATATATTAATTACATCAGCAGGACGGAGAGTATCGCTTGTGAGGTCATTCCAAACAGAATTAAAAAAATTAAATCCACTTGGTAAAGTGTTTGCAACAGATGCAGATCCCATAATGTCTGCTGCTTGCCAAATAGCTGATGGTTTTTTTAAAGTACCCTATTTGGATGAACCAGGTTATATTGATAAATTACTAAAATATTGTAAAACCCATGATATAAGTTTAATCATTCCAACTATTGACACCGAATTACATGATCTCGCCAAATATAAAGAGCGTCTGAAGCAAGAAGGAATTTCTGTAGTAATATCATCACTAGATTTTATTTCTAAATGCAGGGACAAAAGAATTATTCATCGATTTTTTGAAGAACATAATGTAAATGTGGCTAAAGAATATGCTAAAGAAGATTACAAATTACCACTTTTTATTAAACCCACGGATGGCAGTAGGAGTGTTGACACATACATTATTAAGTCCCAAGAAGATTTAACAGAATATCATTTTAGTAACGAAAAATTAATGTTTTTGGAGTATTTAGATCATGATGAGTATGATGAATATACGTGTGATTTATATTATGGAAAAGATCATTATTTGAAGTGTGTCGTCCCAAGAAAAAGAGTTGAAGTGCGAGACGGAGAAGTCTATAAAGCGTTGACAGTTAGGAATATTTTAGTCCCTTACCTAAAGAAGAACTTAAATTTCATTGATGGAGCTGTTGGGTGCCTAACGGCTCAGTTTTTTTTACATAAAAACGATGAACAAAAGATTTTTGCTATTGAAATCAATCCTAGATTTGGAGGTGGTTATCCATTAACTTATTTGTCTGGAGCAAATTATTCTCGATGGATTATAGAAGAATACATGCTAGATAAATCGATAGCAGAACAATTTGATATTTGGGAAAACAATTTATTAATGATTAGATATGATGATGAAATTTTAGTGCATGGATATAAAGGTTAA
- a CDS encoding HAD family hydrolase has translation MDIKVNNQTVIVFDLDDTLYNELDYLKSAYKSIAIHIEPKLWKRLYSEMFSLYRSKVNVFKFISNTYKIDISLLIDMYRNHQPEIQLFDGVKNVFEAIKSNNGKIGIITDGRTKTQRAKLESLNIIKYLDKIIISEEIGSEKPSLANFEAIEKALPALEYFYIADNLKKDFIAPNSLGWKSVGLIDNGMNIHCEAHNYLDNAHQPQQFICAYNELKII, from the coding sequence ATGGATATAAAGGTTAATAATCAAACTGTTATCGTTTTTGACTTAGACGATACTTTATATAACGAGCTGGATTATCTAAAATCTGCATATAAGTCTATTGCAATACATATTGAACCTAAGCTTTGGAAACGGCTTTATTCTGAAATGTTTTCTTTATACAGAAGTAAGGTTAATGTTTTTAAATTTATTTCTAATACATATAAAATAGACATTTCGTTATTAATTGATATGTATAGAAACCACCAACCAGAAATTCAATTGTTTGATGGCGTTAAAAACGTATTTGAAGCTATAAAATCCAACAACGGAAAAATTGGAATTATAACTGATGGTCGTACTAAAACCCAGCGCGCCAAGCTTGAGAGTTTGAATATTATTAAATATCTTGATAAGATTATAATATCAGAAGAAATAGGTTCTGAAAAGCCTAGTTTAGCGAATTTTGAAGCGATTGAAAAAGCTCTACCGGCATTAGAATATTTTTATATAGCTGACAACTTAAAGAAAGATTTTATTGCACCAAATTCCTTAGGATGGAAAAGTGTGGGGTTGATAGACAATGGCATGAATATTCATTGTGAAGCTCATAACTACTTGGATAATGCACACCAACCTCAACAATTCATTTGCGCATACAATGAACTAAAGATTATTTAA
- a CDS encoding sugar transferase has product MKLYPIIKRLFDFLAALVGLIIVFPLLLTLIIVLAISNNGKPFFYQMRTGLNGKLFTIIKLKTMNDKTDKDGNLLPVIYRITKMGNFCRKYSLDEIPQLINILKGDMSLVGPRPLLPKYLPLYNKRQNRRHEVIPGITGWAQVNGRNAISWEEKFELDVYYVDNQSFLLDLKIIFKTIDKVISRKDVNNSDSDDMPIFTGTKD; this is encoded by the coding sequence ATGAAACTATACCCAATCATAAAACGTTTATTTGATTTTTTAGCAGCATTGGTAGGACTTATAATTGTTTTTCCGCTATTACTGACATTAATTATTGTATTGGCGATTTCTAATAATGGAAAACCTTTTTTCTATCAAATGCGAACTGGCTTAAACGGGAAACTCTTTACCATTATTAAGTTAAAAACCATGAACGATAAAACGGATAAAGACGGTAATCTATTGCCAGTAATTTATCGCATTACTAAGATGGGAAACTTTTGTAGAAAATATTCTTTAGACGAAATTCCACAGTTAATAAATATTTTAAAAGGAGATATGAGCTTAGTAGGTCCTCGCCCACTTTTGCCTAAGTATTTACCACTTTATAATAAACGACAAAATAGAAGACATGAAGTTATTCCTGGCATTACAGGTTGGGCTCAGGTTAATGGTAGAAATGCGATTAGTTGGGAAGAAAAGTTTGAGCTTGATGTTTACTATGTTGATAACCAGTCTTTTTTATTGGATCTAAAAATAATATTTAAAACAATAGATAAAGTTATTAGTAGAAAAGATGTCAATAATTCTGATAGTGACGATATGCCAATATTCACAGGTACAAAGGACTGA
- a CDS encoding glycosyltransferase family 4 protein, translated as MENKNIMIVASLSASLINFRGDFIKSLVDNGCKVFAAAPDHPSNIRSKLVALGATPLQFNLNRTGLNPFKDMTSISELKALIKDNNIDLVFPYTVKPVIYSSIAANQCKVPVVSLITGLGYAFTGLSTKARLLQRFNETLYKLSIRKNKVIVFQNKDDHQLFLDRNVISKQQSVAFVSGSGVNLNQFTFKEKNTSDKVSFLLVARLIKEKGIALYMEAAKILKAKYPKAEFHLIGATETSPSAISENEINELHKEGIIVFHGKQRNIEEHLHKRDVFVLPSYYREGLPRTTLEACACGNPIITTDSVGCRESVKEGINGFLIEPQDLEALVKPMEYFINNPEKIREMGINSRKYAEERFDVDIINNDLIAIINSVLN; from the coding sequence ATGGAAAATAAAAACATAATGATTGTAGCATCTCTATCTGCTTCATTAATAAATTTTAGAGGAGATTTTATTAAGAGTTTAGTGGATAATGGATGTAAGGTTTTTGCAGCAGCACCAGACCATCCTAGCAATATTCGTTCAAAACTTGTTGCGCTGGGAGCTACACCATTACAATTTAATTTAAATAGAACTGGTCTCAACCCCTTTAAGGATATGACCTCTATTAGCGAATTAAAAGCATTAATTAAAGACAATAATATAGATTTAGTATTTCCATATACTGTAAAACCAGTTATTTATAGTTCGATTGCTGCAAACCAGTGCAAAGTGCCAGTGGTTTCATTAATTACCGGCTTAGGTTATGCCTTCACTGGTTTATCTACTAAGGCTAGATTATTACAGCGGTTTAACGAAACCTTGTATAAATTATCGATTCGAAAAAATAAAGTCATCGTTTTTCAAAATAAAGATGACCATCAATTATTCTTAGATCGTAATGTTATTTCTAAACAACAGAGCGTTGCTTTTGTGAGTGGTTCTGGTGTTAATCTTAATCAATTTACATTTAAAGAAAAAAATACTTCAGACAAAGTGAGTTTTCTTTTAGTGGCAAGATTGATTAAAGAAAAAGGAATTGCATTATATATGGAAGCTGCCAAAATATTGAAAGCTAAGTATCCAAAAGCAGAATTTCATTTAATTGGTGCAACAGAAACCTCCCCTTCTGCCATTAGTGAAAATGAAATAAACGAATTGCATAAAGAAGGAATTATTGTATTTCATGGTAAACAAAGAAATATTGAAGAGCACCTTCACAAAAGAGATGTTTTTGTACTACCAAGTTATTACAGAGAGGGCTTACCAAGAACTACTTTAGAAGCTTGTGCTTGTGGCAACCCAATTATAACAACAGATTCTGTTGGCTGCAGAGAATCAGTCAAAGAAGGGATAAATGGTTTCTTAATCGAACCACAAGATCTAGAAGCCCTTGTAAAACCTATGGAATATTTTATAAACAATCCAGAAAAAATAAGAGAGATGGGCATAAACAGTAGAAAATATGCTGAAGAACGTTTTGATGTTGATATAATAAATAACGATTTAATAGCTATAATCAACAGTGTTCTTAATTAA